A stretch of the Candidatus Nanopelagicales bacterium genome encodes the following:
- a CDS encoding DUF4337 family protein, whose product MSTDPAVPEEVPAEPESAAPQRSHRAVEIVAAVILGVAGLLTAYAAYQSSQADGEALEGYTRSAKTTADANGYFNEAVAKYSNDQALFLEYALQAEQGNQEAADAIRQTLFTPELEAATAAWVETGDDGPPTPLDMDEYVVPAQLEAVRLTNQAETEFSEAQSADEAGSKFSLAAVFLAVALFLGGIASLFQNAGVRIALLIGAAAFIVPGAVAILGGQAAM is encoded by the coding sequence ATGAGCACCGACCCAGCCGTACCCGAAGAAGTACCCGCAGAGCCCGAGTCCGCTGCTCCGCAGCGCAGCCACCGTGCGGTCGAGATCGTCGCCGCGGTCATCCTCGGCGTAGCGGGCCTCCTGACCGCGTACGCGGCGTACCAGTCCAGCCAGGCCGACGGTGAGGCGCTCGAGGGATATACCCGGTCCGCGAAGACCACCGCCGACGCCAACGGCTACTTCAACGAGGCGGTGGCCAAGTACTCCAACGACCAGGCCCTGTTCCTGGAGTACGCGCTGCAGGCCGAGCAGGGGAACCAGGAGGCGGCCGACGCCATTCGCCAGACCCTGTTCACCCCCGAGCTCGAGGCAGCCACGGCCGCCTGGGTGGAGACGGGCGACGACGGTCCGCCGACACCGCTCGACATGGACGAGTACGTCGTGCCGGCCCAGCTGGAAGCCGTTCGGCTGACGAACCAGGCGGAGACCGAGTTCTCGGAGGCGCAGTCGGCGGACGAAGCGGGGAGCAAGTTCTCACTCGCCGCCGTGTTCCTGGCGGTCGCGCTGTTCCTCGGCGGAATCGCGAGCCTGTTCCAGAACGCCGGCGTGCGCATCGCCCTGCTGATCGGTGCCGCCGCCTTCATCGTGCCCGGGGCGGTGGCGATCCTCGGCGGTCAAGCAGCGATGTGA
- a CDS encoding AI-2E family transporter, with protein sequence MTSQPSPSHQTAAEPHEPPTAAPETSLAEPTEQVSAAVDAGAREVTVSFDSKSVGRSAIRVLLLVAVFLLGLWLYSVTSHFLFLLMLAWLFAIALEPGIRWFIRRGRSRGTGALIMGGGAILVGLALAATFGELFFTQIAQFVQSVPSLTASIIDWINGTFDTSFNASQIASSLSLSPSQMASYAASLSGGVFGVIESLSAVTFDLVTVLVFGFYFASDSPNFFRTIASWMPQRSQLVFLNVTEIAIAKTGGYVASKIILAALSSFFHGILFLAIGVPYWLPFALFVGITAQFVPLVGTYIGIALPVLATVFDAPWKAVVIIVFAAIYQQIETYVFTPRVSRKTMDVNQAIALGAVFVGAAIWGPLGALIGIPIAAAGVAILQTYQTRYDLAPEVADAPDLSGGKSVTA encoded by the coding sequence ATGACCAGCCAGCCCAGCCCATCCCACCAGACGGCCGCAGAACCGCACGAGCCCCCCACGGCGGCGCCGGAGACGTCGCTGGCCGAACCCACTGAGCAGGTGAGCGCCGCCGTCGATGCCGGAGCGCGCGAGGTGACCGTCTCGTTCGACTCCAAGTCCGTGGGCAGGTCCGCGATCCGCGTGTTGTTGCTGGTCGCGGTCTTCCTGCTGGGCCTGTGGCTGTACTCGGTGACCAGCCACTTCCTCTTCCTGCTGATGCTTGCCTGGCTGTTCGCGATCGCCCTGGAGCCGGGGATCCGCTGGTTCATCCGCCGCGGCCGCTCACGGGGCACCGGGGCGTTGATCATGGGTGGCGGCGCGATCCTGGTCGGCCTGGCGCTCGCCGCCACCTTCGGCGAGCTGTTCTTCACCCAGATCGCGCAGTTCGTCCAGAGCGTCCCGTCGCTGACGGCGTCGATCATCGACTGGATCAACGGGACATTCGACACCTCGTTCAACGCATCGCAGATCGCGTCCTCCCTCAGTCTGTCCCCGTCGCAGATGGCCTCGTATGCGGCGTCGCTGTCCGGCGGCGTGTTCGGGGTCATCGAGTCGTTGTCAGCGGTCACGTTCGACCTGGTCACGGTGCTGGTGTTCGGCTTCTACTTCGCCAGCGACAGCCCGAACTTCTTCCGCACCATCGCCTCCTGGATGCCGCAGCGATCCCAGCTGGTCTTCCTCAACGTGACCGAGATCGCCATCGCCAAGACCGGCGGCTACGTGGCATCCAAGATCATCCTGGCGGCGCTGTCCTCGTTCTTCCACGGCATCCTGTTCCTGGCGATCGGCGTGCCCTACTGGCTCCCGTTCGCCCTGTTCGTCGGGATCACCGCGCAGTTCGTGCCGCTCGTCGGCACGTACATCGGGATCGCGCTGCCGGTGCTCGCCACCGTGTTCGACGCGCCGTGGAAGGCCGTGGTCATCATCGTGTTCGCGGCGATCTACCAGCAGATCGAGACGTATGTCTTCACGCCTCGGGTCAGCCGGAAGACGATGGACGTCAACCAGGCCATCGCGCTGGGCGCGGTGTTCGTCGGCGCCGCCATCTGGGGGCCGCTGGGCGCGCTGATCGGCATCCCGATCGCCGCTGCCGGCGTCGCCATCCTGCAGACGTACCAGACGAGGTACGACCTCGCCCCGGAAGTGGCCGACGCGCCCGACCTGTCCGGCGGGAAGTCGGTGACGGCCTGA
- a CDS encoding amidohydrolase family protein, which produces MTPVAPRIDAEVPAFLTDLGIPGIVDVHVHFMPSSVMHAVWRFFDRAEDEYGTAWPIAYRGSDEDRLAILRSLGVRRFTSLVYAHKPGMAAWLNDWSLDFAGRTPDCVPTATFFPEPGVEAYVDSALRRGARLFKVHLQVGGFDPRDAALDGVWAVLAERGVPVVLHCGSGPLAGPFTGPGPTGEVLRRHPGLRLVIAHLGGPEYADFLTLAEGSQRCGLDTTMAATDFLDQWGEYPASLVPRLEALALDGRVWFGSDFPNIPYPYAHQVEALVRLGLGEDGLRSVLWHNGVALVGSPEVRAG; this is translated from the coding sequence ATGACACCGGTCGCGCCGCGCATCGACGCCGAGGTCCCCGCGTTCCTGACCGACCTGGGGATACCAGGGATCGTCGACGTGCACGTGCACTTCATGCCGTCGTCGGTGATGCATGCGGTGTGGCGGTTCTTCGACCGGGCGGAGGATGAGTACGGGACTGCCTGGCCGATCGCCTACCGCGGGTCCGACGAGGACCGGCTCGCCATCCTGCGGTCCTTGGGCGTACGGCGGTTCACGTCGCTGGTGTACGCGCACAAGCCGGGCATGGCGGCGTGGCTCAACGACTGGTCGCTGGACTTCGCCGGGCGCACGCCGGACTGCGTGCCGACGGCGACGTTCTTCCCCGAGCCCGGCGTGGAGGCGTACGTGGACTCCGCGCTGCGGCGCGGTGCTCGTCTGTTCAAGGTGCACCTCCAGGTCGGCGGTTTCGACCCGCGGGACGCTGCGCTGGACGGGGTCTGGGCGGTGCTGGCTGAACGGGGCGTCCCGGTGGTGCTGCACTGCGGATCCGGGCCGCTGGCGGGCCCTTTCACCGGCCCGGGTCCGACCGGCGAGGTGCTGCGCCGGCACCCGGGACTGCGACTGGTGATCGCGCACCTCGGGGGACCGGAGTACGCGGACTTCCTCACCTTGGCGGAGGGGTCGCAGCGGTGCGGCCTGGACACGACGATGGCGGCGACGGACTTCCTCGACCAGTGGGGGGAGTACCCCGCGTCCCTGGTGCCTCGGCTGGAGGCGCTCGCCCTCGACGGGCGGGTGTGGTTCGGCTCGGACTTCCCGAACATCCCCTACCCGTACGCCCACCAGGTCGAGGCGCTGGTCCGGCTGGGCCTCGGGGAGGACGGGCTGCGGTCGGTGCTGTGGCACAACGGCGTCGCGCTGGTGGGCTCGCCCGAGGTCCGGGCTGGCTGA
- a CDS encoding FGGY-family carbohydrate kinase — translation MGERWILAVDLGNGGPKVGVVTQGGEIVAAAHRGVRLHVGLDGAATQDAREWWVRLVEAVHDVLARSGADPAALHAVGITGQWASTVPVGADGQPAGDVLLWADTRAGRHMRDVIGGPVSVQGYAPDKLLPWIRTTGGAPATSGADPTGHSLLLQRDLRDVYERTVVLLEPLDYLGLRFTGRAAATPASMTASWLTDNRIGAPHGYVDNLVRRSRRDRDRLPELLPTGSVLGPLLPEVAEELGVAGGVPVVCGVPDVHAAVVGSGAVEPFHAHLAISTTSWISSRVPFKKTDALHQMATMPGLDPAHPLVANNQETGGAALQWLREQVIAPHDGLLGGGSGIGADGAAPDAAPPSFEQLISLAEDVPAGAEGVIFTPWLAGERTPVDDKNLRASFLNMSLRTDRAMLVRAVLEGVAYNNRWMLDRYEKFVGRPVTDLRVLGGGAQSDLWCQIIAGVFDRRVEQVLDARNAQLRGAALWARMCLGEIRLEDVPPMVPTARVFEPVAADREAYAEVYAVYRRLASQLKGIHRKLNAGR, via the coding sequence GTGGGGGAGCGTTGGATCCTCGCGGTGGACCTCGGCAACGGGGGTCCGAAGGTCGGGGTGGTGACGCAGGGCGGCGAGATCGTCGCGGCTGCGCACCGCGGCGTCCGCCTGCACGTCGGCCTGGACGGCGCGGCGACGCAGGACGCCAGGGAGTGGTGGGTGCGCCTGGTGGAGGCCGTGCACGACGTCCTGGCGCGCTCGGGCGCGGACCCCGCGGCGCTGCACGCCGTCGGCATCACAGGGCAGTGGGCGTCCACCGTGCCGGTGGGCGCTGACGGGCAGCCGGCGGGCGACGTCCTGCTGTGGGCCGACACCCGGGCGGGTCGCCACATGCGCGACGTGATCGGCGGCCCGGTGTCGGTGCAGGGCTACGCGCCGGACAAGCTGCTGCCCTGGATCCGCACCACCGGAGGAGCGCCGGCGACCAGTGGGGCTGACCCCACCGGGCACTCGCTGCTGCTGCAGCGCGACCTGCGGGACGTCTACGAGCGCACCGTCGTGCTGCTGGAGCCGCTGGACTACCTCGGACTGCGGTTCACCGGGCGCGCGGCGGCGACCCCGGCGTCGATGACGGCGTCGTGGCTGACGGACAACCGGATCGGGGCGCCGCACGGCTACGTGGACAACCTGGTCCGGCGCAGCCGCCGCGACCGGGACCGGCTGCCCGAGCTGCTACCCACGGGGTCGGTGCTCGGCCCGCTGCTGCCGGAGGTCGCGGAGGAGCTCGGCGTCGCCGGGGGCGTGCCGGTGGTGTGCGGGGTCCCGGACGTGCACGCGGCCGTCGTCGGCAGCGGAGCGGTGGAGCCGTTCCACGCGCACCTGGCGATCTCCACGACGTCGTGGATCAGCAGCCGGGTGCCGTTCAAGAAGACCGATGCTCTGCACCAGATGGCGACCATGCCGGGGCTGGACCCGGCACACCCGCTCGTGGCCAACAACCAGGAGACCGGCGGCGCGGCGCTGCAGTGGCTGCGGGAGCAGGTCATCGCACCACACGACGGGCTGCTCGGCGGCGGGAGCGGGATCGGCGCCGACGGCGCCGCGCCCGACGCCGCACCGCCGTCGTTCGAGCAGCTGATCTCGCTCGCGGAGGACGTACCCGCCGGAGCGGAGGGCGTCATCTTCACGCCGTGGCTCGCCGGCGAGCGCACCCCGGTGGACGACAAGAACCTGCGCGCGTCGTTCCTGAACATGTCGCTGCGCACCGACCGGGCGATGCTGGTCCGGGCGGTGCTGGAGGGCGTCGCCTACAACAACCGCTGGATGCTCGACCGCTACGAGAAGTTCGTCGGCCGGCCTGTGACGGACCTGCGCGTCCTGGGTGGAGGGGCGCAGTCCGACCTGTGGTGCCAGATCATCGCCGGGGTGTTCGACCGACGGGTCGAGCAGGTCCTGGACGCGCGTAACGCCCAGCTGCGCGGGGCCGCCCTATGGGCGCGGATGTGCCTGGGGGAGATCCGGCTGGAGGACGTGCCGCCGATGGTGCCGACCGCCCGCGTGTTCGAGCCGGTCGCCGCGGACCGGGAGGCGTACGCCGAGGTCTATGCCGTCTACCGCAGACTCGCCTCGCAGCTGAAGGGCATCCATCGCAAGCTCAACGCGGGGCGATGA
- a CDS encoding aspartate aminotransferase family protein: MSDNALDEFLNSLYPYRGSTTTYRRIAPQSRPRDEVLAEIRAMAEREDAQGDEGTVSGSLYSGDHEHYHFLSQVFEAFAHANVLQRDMYPSATKFEGEIVAMTASMLHGEAAGPDVCGVLTGGGSESLITALYTYREQARETRGVRQPNVVIPVTAHVALDKGAHWLGIEMRHAPLADDYRADVAAMADLVDDQTIAVVGSAGNYGHGLIDPIEEVAALAQERGIGMHVDGCLGGFLLPWVERLGYDIPPWDFRVPGVTSISADTHKFGYALKGTSVLVYRNKELRRHQYFTFPDWPGGLYLSPGFAGSRSGGLIASTWAAMVTMGEDGYLAAAQDIMRTADIMKAGIRERIPELEIIGEPTFLIAFRSDEVDVYLVNDALKERGWRMNALQLPPALHFCVTRPNTQPGLAERFVDDLRASVDYALERKGQPALSGAMYGLGAGTPQGNEMVNTVMSGVIDAMYEPAPPVVPAGD, from the coding sequence GTGAGCGACAACGCCCTGGACGAGTTCCTCAACAGCCTCTACCCGTACCGCGGGAGCACCACCACGTACCGCCGGATCGCCCCGCAGTCCCGGCCCCGCGACGAGGTGCTCGCGGAGATCCGCGCCATGGCGGAGCGGGAGGACGCCCAGGGCGACGAGGGCACGGTCTCCGGCAGCCTCTACTCCGGCGACCACGAGCACTACCACTTCCTGTCGCAGGTGTTCGAGGCGTTCGCGCACGCCAACGTGCTGCAGCGCGACATGTACCCCAGCGCCACCAAGTTCGAGGGCGAGATCGTCGCGATGACGGCGAGCATGCTGCACGGCGAGGCCGCGGGCCCCGACGTGTGCGGCGTTCTCACCGGCGGCGGGTCCGAGAGTCTCATCACCGCGCTGTACACCTACCGCGAGCAGGCCCGCGAGACCCGCGGGGTCCGCCAGCCCAACGTCGTCATCCCCGTCACCGCCCACGTCGCGCTGGACAAGGGCGCGCACTGGCTCGGGATCGAGATGCGGCACGCGCCGCTCGCCGACGACTACCGCGCCGACGTGGCCGCGATGGCCGACCTCGTCGACGACCAGACCATCGCGGTGGTCGGCAGCGCGGGCAACTACGGCCACGGCCTGATCGACCCGATCGAGGAGGTCGCGGCGCTGGCGCAGGAGCGCGGCATCGGTATGCATGTCGACGGCTGCCTCGGCGGCTTCCTGCTGCCGTGGGTCGAGCGGCTCGGGTACGACATCCCGCCGTGGGACTTCCGGGTCCCTGGGGTCACCAGCATCTCCGCGGACACGCACAAGTTCGGCTACGCGCTCAAGGGCACGTCGGTGCTGGTGTACCGGAACAAGGAGCTGCGGCGGCACCAGTACTTCACCTTCCCGGACTGGCCGGGCGGTCTGTACCTGTCGCCGGGGTTCGCGGGCTCGCGCAGCGGCGGGCTGATCGCCTCCACCTGGGCCGCCATGGTGACGATGGGCGAGGACGGCTATCTCGCTGCGGCGCAGGACATCATGCGGACCGCGGACATCATGAAGGCCGGCATCCGCGAGCGCATCCCCGAGCTTGAGATCATCGGCGAGCCGACGTTCCTGATCGCGTTCCGCTCCGACGAGGTCGACGTCTACCTCGTCAACGACGCGCTCAAGGAGCGTGGCTGGCGGATGAACGCGCTGCAGCTGCCACCCGCACTGCACTTCTGCGTGACCCGCCCGAATACCCAGCCGGGACTGGCCGAGCGGTTCGTCGACGACCTGCGTGCCAGCGTCGACTACGCGCTGGAGCGCAAGGGGCAGCCGGCGCTGAGCGGCGCGATGTACGGCCTCGGCGCCGGGACGCCGCAGGGAAACGAGATGGTCAACACCGTGATGAGCGGCGTGATCGACGCGATGTACGAGCCCGCGCCGCCGGTGGTCCCGGCGGGCGACTAG
- the smpB gene encoding SsrA-binding protein SmpB, translating to MAKEKGRVMVAQNRRARHDYAIEATYEAGLVLTGTEVKSLRAGRATLTDGYAVIKDGEVWLQGVHIPEYDLGTWTNHDPRRPRKLLLHAEEIRRLIGKTKESGLTLVPLALYFKDGYAKVELALARGRRSYDKRQAIAERESRRETQRATGRRTKGHDD from the coding sequence ATGGCCAAGGAGAAGGGGCGAGTGATGGTCGCCCAGAACCGTCGTGCGCGGCACGACTACGCCATCGAGGCGACCTACGAGGCCGGCCTGGTGCTCACCGGCACCGAGGTCAAGTCGCTGCGCGCGGGGCGGGCGACCCTGACCGATGGCTACGCGGTCATCAAGGACGGCGAGGTGTGGCTGCAGGGAGTTCACATCCCCGAGTACGACCTGGGCACGTGGACCAACCACGACCCGCGCCGCCCCCGCAAGCTCCTGCTGCACGCCGAGGAGATCCGCCGGCTGATCGGGAAGACCAAGGAGTCCGGCCTCACCCTGGTGCCCCTGGCGCTGTACTTCAAGGACGGCTACGCCAAGGTCGAGCTGGCGCTGGCCCGCGGCCGTCGGTCGTACGACAAGCGGCAGGCCATCGCGGAGCGGGAGTCCCGGCGGGAGACGCAGCGCGCCACCGGCCGCCGGACCAAGGGCCACGACGACTGA
- a CDS encoding S41 family peptidase, producing the protein MLPTDSRWLPAVALGAAVATAYVAGLATGVLGERDPQPAATATGVLDEAMTRIQDQAARPVEEDVLRRAAVEGMLRAVGDRWSRYLDPTDYTSFQDELEGRYTGVGLWLSSGRGGILVSGVQEASPAEAAGLLPGDVLLEIDGRAVAADPLGDVAEALRGDAGSTVALMVSRDGEDVEFSVRRAEVTTDDVNVTRLNGGIQVVEIRSFSRGVGRDVRDALTLDTGARSGGVVLDLRGNPGGLLTEAVDVAGAFLDGGPVVSYETRASGTRTLESLAPGDTTTPVVVLVDGGTASAAEVVAAALQDRNRAIVVGTRTYGKGSVQESAVLSDGSAIELTVGRYRTPSGRLIDGVGVEPDVVADGTTAGPEAAEARAIEVLRGLVASAGGPG; encoded by the coding sequence GTGCTCCCCACCGACTCGCGCTGGCTGCCGGCGGTCGCGCTCGGCGCGGCCGTGGCGACGGCGTACGTGGCGGGGCTGGCCACCGGGGTGCTCGGGGAGCGGGACCCACAGCCGGCCGCGACCGCGACCGGGGTGCTGGACGAGGCGATGACGCGGATCCAGGACCAGGCCGCGCGCCCGGTCGAGGAGGACGTGCTGCGGCGCGCCGCCGTCGAGGGCATGCTGCGCGCGGTCGGGGACCGTTGGAGCCGCTACCTGGACCCCACCGACTACACCTCGTTCCAGGACGAGCTCGAAGGCCGCTACACCGGTGTGGGCCTGTGGCTGTCCAGCGGCCGCGGCGGCATCCTCGTGTCGGGCGTGCAGGAGGCGTCGCCCGCGGAGGCCGCGGGCCTGCTGCCCGGGGACGTCCTGCTCGAGATCGACGGCCGAGCGGTCGCCGCCGACCCGCTCGGCGACGTGGCCGAGGCGCTGCGCGGCGACGCGGGGTCGACGGTGGCGCTGATGGTCTCCCGGGACGGGGAGGACGTGGAGTTCTCCGTCCGGCGCGCCGAGGTCACCACCGACGACGTCAACGTCACGCGGCTGAACGGCGGCATCCAGGTGGTGGAGATCCGGTCGTTCAGCCGTGGCGTGGGCCGCGACGTCCGCGACGCGCTGACGCTGGACACCGGGGCCCGCAGCGGCGGGGTGGTGCTCGACCTGCGCGGCAACCCGGGCGGCCTGCTCACCGAGGCCGTCGACGTGGCCGGCGCGTTCCTCGACGGCGGACCGGTGGTGTCCTACGAGACGCGCGCGAGCGGGACCCGGACGCTGGAGTCGCTGGCACCCGGTGACACCACGACGCCCGTGGTCGTGCTGGTGGACGGCGGGACCGCGAGCGCCGCCGAGGTGGTCGCCGCCGCGTTGCAGGACCGCAACCGGGCGATCGTGGTCGGGACTCGGACGTACGGCAAGGGGTCGGTGCAGGAGTCCGCGGTGCTGTCGGACGGCTCCGCGATCGAGCTGACGGTCGGCCGCTACCGCACCCCGTCCGGCCGGCTCATCGACGGCGTCGGCGTGGAGCCGGACGTCGTCGCCGACGGTACGACCGCCGGCCCCGAGGCCGCGGAGGCGCGCGCGATCGAGGTGCTGCGCGGGCTGGTCGCGTCCGCGGGCGGGCCGGGATGA
- a CDS encoding zinc ribbon domain-containing protein, with the protein MPEPVAPKRRGKSKGKNWRRPVDVGVSVIRLELDVSDPQARARVEKQWQAVYELRRALQRDARDRVDAYHAAYRERRGAGPKKVRERLGLSRKGIEAAASRHVDDSRWMRAHITKAVALHVADEVWNTIDRHLFPDTSGKRHGRPRVGGWWDFTRIPGRARSHTKTTKTWESWRLVGTLQGHFDAYGVDPGLTVAEAVLAPAGESLLAQPKQVPTPVAPIKNGRADWWGYDGPLTVVFTGLPGGDLVLPVRLPQGAGAFPRVAHYLADPSAWHKIDLVRVEDRRAPDRWRYYAHLMVLTPGYTADSTLARRAAAPVGRVGGVDGNVSNLAAVSMPSSPTEGPRDGLRADYVTVTDEQRRAAERAAKKARDRQRALDRSRRSANADQYHPSARQQARADRRAAAGLAPRTVDIPTGPRLSNAAGVPSRAYRKDTLTVAYRRTRADHAADARSAAQAKRARAAQAAANIVAAHGPVIVTEHVDVRAWARSWGRSIRVFSPGMLLAALRMECEKTGGALLRAATGPTALSQHCVCGRRERKPLTQRVHRCPGCGLVADRDLLAAALAACVTLTDPDDPTTARIDPELLAALARRAAAQQEALHRSTAPAPGPSTPGGRDGSHHPVAPAGDHVEGTGPHPGTAPGPTQGHGRRRRTRPRTTNRPDLRVNS; encoded by the coding sequence GTGCCCGAACCTGTCGCGCCGAAGCGTCGCGGGAAGTCGAAGGGGAAGAACTGGCGCCGTCCGGTCGATGTCGGGGTGTCGGTGATCCGGCTGGAGTTGGACGTGTCGGACCCGCAGGCCAGGGCCCGGGTGGAGAAGCAGTGGCAGGCCGTGTACGAGTTGCGGCGCGCGCTCCAACGTGATGCGCGGGATCGGGTCGACGCGTATCACGCGGCCTACCGGGAGCGGCGGGGGGCCGGACCGAAGAAGGTGAGGGAGCGTCTCGGGCTGTCGCGGAAGGGGATCGAGGCTGCTGCGTCGCGGCACGTCGACGACTCGCGGTGGATGCGCGCGCACATCACGAAAGCGGTCGCTCTTCACGTCGCGGACGAGGTGTGGAACACGATCGATCGGCACCTGTTCCCCGACACGTCAGGCAAACGGCACGGGCGTCCCCGAGTCGGGGGCTGGTGGGACTTCACCCGGATCCCCGGCCGAGCCCGCTCGCACACGAAGACGACCAAGACGTGGGAATCGTGGCGACTGGTCGGGACGCTGCAGGGGCACTTCGACGCGTACGGAGTGGACCCGGGCCTGACAGTTGCTGAGGCTGTCCTCGCACCTGCCGGGGAGTCGCTGCTGGCGCAGCCGAAGCAGGTGCCCACTCCAGTGGCCCCGATCAAGAACGGTCGCGCGGACTGGTGGGGGTACGACGGGCCGCTCACGGTCGTGTTCACCGGCCTGCCCGGCGGGGACCTGGTCCTGCCGGTCCGGCTCCCGCAGGGCGCCGGGGCGTTCCCTCGGGTGGCGCACTACCTGGCCGACCCGAGCGCCTGGCACAAGATCGACCTGGTCCGGGTGGAGGACCGGCGTGCGCCGGACAGGTGGCGCTACTACGCGCACCTGATGGTCCTCACTCCCGGGTACACCGCCGACTCGACCTTGGCCCGGCGCGCCGCGGCGCCGGTCGGGCGGGTCGGCGGGGTCGACGGCAACGTGTCCAACCTGGCTGCCGTGTCGATGCCGTCCAGCCCGACCGAGGGCCCCCGGGACGGGCTGCGGGCCGACTACGTCACCGTCACCGACGAGCAGCGGAGGGCCGCGGAGCGGGCGGCGAAGAAGGCACGGGACCGGCAGCGGGCGTTGGACCGGTCCCGCCGCTCCGCCAACGCCGACCAGTACCACCCCTCGGCCCGGCAGCAGGCCCGAGCCGACCGCCGCGCCGCCGCCGGACTCGCGCCGCGGACCGTGGACATCCCGACCGGTCCGCGCCTCAGCAACGCCGCCGGTGTGCCTTCCCGCGCGTACCGCAAGGACACCCTCACCGTCGCCTACCGGCGCACCCGGGCCGACCACGCCGCGGACGCCCGCTCCGCCGCGCAGGCCAAACGTGCCCGGGCAGCGCAGGCCGCGGCCAACATCGTCGCCGCGCACGGGCCCGTCATCGTCACGGAACACGTCGACGTCCGAGCCTGGGCACGCAGCTGGGGTAGGAGCATCCGCGTGTTCTCCCCTGGGATGCTGCTGGCCGCGCTGCGGATGGAGTGCGAGAAGACCGGCGGCGCGCTGCTGCGTGCCGCGACCGGGCCCACCGCGCTGTCCCAGCACTGCGTCTGCGGGCGCCGCGAACGCAAACCCCTCACCCAGCGCGTCCACCGCTGCCCTGGCTGCGGCCTTGTTGCCGACCGGGACCTCCTCGCGGCAGCGCTGGCCGCCTGCGTCACCCTCACCGACCCGGACGACCCCACCACCGCCCGGATCGACCCTGAACTTCTCGCCGCTCTCGCGCGACGAGCAGCAGCGCAGCAAGAGGCGCTGCACCGGTCAACCGCACCCGCCCCCGGACCCAGCACCCCCGGCGGCAGGGACGGCAGCCACCACCCGGTGGCCCCTGCCGGTGACCATGTTGAAGGAACGGGGCCCCACCCCGGAACAGCGCCAGGCCCCACCCAGGGCCACGGTCGACGTCGCCGGACCAGGCCCCGAACCACCAACAGACCCGACTTACGGGTCAACTCTTAG
- a CDS encoding peptidoglycan DD-metalloendopeptidase family protein, translating to MPVVLGTRARARATAAVVALLAAGALVAGTLTPAAADRRDDVDRQLEQAGEALDAADAQVTAAMRSLTDAKEKLPAAQSALTRATAKADRAAEADRIAAAELRAATSAALRAEQQLAAQEAEIADMREQVGNLARAAYLQGPFAEINILLDARDPGDFTSRLAALDSVGRANSESLARMSEARAEMAIQEVRLELLREEVDAKRRLVAQRYAEAKDARAEAEAAKAEVDRLVAQRRDALAVAEEKKDAVKERYDQLAAEQARLAEEARRAAAAAAAALRAQAAARSSSGSSGSAGSSGASTPSGSLVWPVSGGGVSGGVGPRIHPVYGYRSCHTGVDISAGYGTPIRAAASGIVASVQNGGPYGLHTLIVHSGGLSTMYAHQSSVAVGSGSSVSAGQVIGYVGSTGWSTGPHLHFEVHVGGVPYDPFGWFGGSRYPVSC from the coding sequence GTGCCCGTGGTCCTCGGTACGCGCGCTCGCGCGCGGGCGACCGCCGCGGTCGTCGCGCTGCTCGCCGCAGGCGCGCTGGTGGCCGGCACCCTGACCCCGGCCGCCGCGGACCGCCGTGACGACGTGGACCGCCAGCTCGAGCAGGCCGGGGAGGCCCTGGACGCCGCCGACGCCCAGGTCACCGCGGCGATGCGCTCGCTCACCGATGCCAAGGAGAAGCTCCCCGCCGCGCAGAGCGCCCTGACCCGGGCGACCGCGAAGGCCGACCGGGCCGCCGAGGCCGACCGGATCGCCGCCGCCGAGCTGCGCGCCGCCACCTCCGCGGCCCTGCGCGCCGAGCAGCAGCTCGCCGCCCAGGAGGCCGAGATCGCCGACATGCGGGAGCAGGTCGGCAACCTGGCCCGGGCGGCATACCTGCAGGGCCCGTTCGCCGAGATCAACATCCTGCTGGACGCCCGGGACCCCGGCGACTTCACGTCTCGGCTGGCCGCGCTGGACTCGGTGGGACGGGCGAACAGCGAGTCCCTGGCCCGGATGTCCGAGGCGCGGGCCGAGATGGCCATCCAGGAGGTCCGGCTGGAGCTGCTGCGCGAGGAGGTCGACGCCAAGCGCCGGCTGGTCGCCCAGCGGTACGCCGAGGCCAAGGACGCGCGAGCCGAGGCCGAGGCCGCCAAGGCCGAGGTCGACCGCCTCGTCGCGCAGCGGCGGGACGCGCTGGCCGTGGCGGAAGAGAAGAAGGACGCGGTCAAGGAGCGCTACGACCAGCTCGCGGCCGAGCAGGCCCGCCTCGCCGAGGAGGCCCGCCGCGCCGCTGCGGCGGCGGCCGCCGCGCTGCGGGCCCAGGCCGCCGCCCGCTCCTCCTCGGGATCCTCGGGCTCGGCCGGGTCGTCCGGCGCCTCCACGCCGAGCGGCTCCCTGGTCTGGCCGGTCTCCGGCGGCGGGGTCTCCGGTGGGGTGGGCCCGCGCATCCACCCGGTCTACGGCTACCGGTCCTGCCACACCGGAGTGGACATCAGCGCGGGCTACGGCACCCCGATCCGCGCGGCCGCGTCGGGCATTGTCGCCTCGGTCCAGAACGGCGGCCCGTACGGCCTGCACACCCTGATCGTGCACAGCGGCGGGCTGTCGACCATGTACGCGCACCAGTCGTCGGTCGCCGTCGGCTCCGGCAGCTCGGTGAGTGCGGGGCAGGTCATCGGCTACGTCGGCTCCACCGGCTGGTCCACCGGACCGCACCTGCACTTCGAGGTCCACGTCGGCGGCGTGCCGTACGACCCGTTCGGCTGGTTCGGCGGGTCCCGCTACCCGGTCTCCTGCTGA